The genomic interval TATTGCCATCATCAACCATTCAATAGGTATTTGGACATCTCTGTTGAGACCTTCCTCTCAGAGACTCACCCAGGTGAGTCAAGAACCAGATAAATACTGCAGAATGTCAAAAGGAATGACAATCAAAACATTCACCCGAGTTCATCTGAGAGCCAGTCCAGGCTAACCCAGAGGCAAGATCATTGAAGTTGTTTGTGTGCTTGAttaataatatattcattttttattccaaAAATAGAAGTGAAAATTTAACTAACAATGCAAGGTCAGGGTTGACCATTAAAAACTGAACATGAAAGCCCAATGAGAAGAAGGAATAGGGGGTATAAAGTGCTTCCAGTAAAAGTAGAATATAAGTTCAAGGATTTTGCAATTAACTGGAGTAGAGACAAAGTGTATTAGCTGTGGAAGGATGTACAGAGAtgtgaggactttttttttttttttttttaatatggagcaTATTTGACTATGATGAGAAGTATCCAGACTAAGGAATGCctccacatattttcttgaaaCAGCAGTTCatgagatatacatatatttgacaGTATTTCTTCTCTcaatgtagaaaataaaacatactattATGTGAAAAATGATGTATTAATGAGCTTCATCTGTACTTATTTCCTATAAGAGTGAATGCATTTGTAGATAAGCTAACCAATTGGTTTCTATGTTGAAAATGTAGAGACATGACTAATCAggacatttcttctttttaatttatttaaaaaaaatatatttatttattttaattggaagatggTTACTTTATAagattgtgatggcttttgcaaCACATTAACATgcattggccataggtatacatgtgtctcctcagcaGAAACCCCCTcacacctccttccccaccccatccctccaggtgaATCCAGCAtgttttacttctgttttatattttattcttccaaacaaagaattaaaaattttcatcAAGCTTGCTGTTTgccatttacttattttatgtatatatataaaatttgtacATAATGTCTGAGAGTTTATAAATTTTGTGTAGCGAAATCAGTGTCAATTCATcttattgcttttcattttttgcaattcatctttattgctttaaaaaaaaagtgtaactgAAGGAATAGAGTTGTCACTTAAATATTCTTTACTTAAAAATCCTTGCTCTaagtagaaatgaaaatgttcttCTGTTTATTAGGTGCTAATAAATCATGCTTTTTTTATGCATTTCCAACTACCTTTGATATCTCTTATCCCTTATTGTTTAATTTATTCTATTTTGATCAGATCAATCTATGAATGTTGCACATATTCAGTCACTAATATTTGGAAGGCATTCTCCTCTACATTTAACTAAAGACAACTTTGTGTTCCATACCTGAATTTGAGTCCATATGTCCCCATGGAAGAGGAAGTTATAACTTAGGTCCTGCTTCCTCCCCACATTATAAAAGAGTTTCTGTCATAGTCTTTCATTTCCAAATCTAAAATTGAATTAGTGACACATGTGATATCATTAAATTGTAATTATTGTATATCATTTCTTTGAGAAGTCATTTCTGGACTTTCCTTAAATTTTGTTTCCtataggcattttttaaaaaagtatcttttattgagatgtaatcaacatatgttatattagtttcaggtttataACATAATGAtccaatatttatatatattttgaaatggttACCAAAATGAGTCTAGTTAATACATGCCACCAAGTGTAGTTACAATTTTTGCCTTGATagaaacttttaagatttactctattagcaactttcaaatatgcaatgcagtagtattaactatagtcacaatactgtatattatagccccatgacttatttataactggaagtgtGTACCTGTGACCCCTTTCATCCAGTTTACCCACTCCCACTCCCTGCTCCTGCCTCTGGCAGTCACAATCTCTTCTCTCTATCTATGAGCTTggcttctggttttgtttttttgattccacatataagcaagatctcacaatgtttatttttctctgtctgacttatttcattcatcGTAAAAGCCTGCAtggcaatgaagacacagcacagacaaaataaataaataaataatttatttaaaatataatattaagaaataaaacaaaacaaataggaTATAAATATGCAATGTGCAGTATAGGGAGTATAACCAATATTCtggaataattttaaatggagtataatctataaaaatatcaaatcactatgttgtacacctgaaactaataaaacagtTTAGATACACCAGTTTTTAtggaaagaatgaaatcttgctaaTAGCAACAACTTGGTTGGAACTTGAagccattatgctaagtgagataagtcgtATAGGCTTTTTAACATATGGAGTTTCCTAAAGTGCTGAAGACACGTGTGGACTTTATGACTTGAAGTTTCAGCAGTAACACGGAGGCTACATAATTTTTCAGCATTCACTGACAATATCTCTCCTCACTAATCCTCCTGCTCATTTTCCCTCACCAGATTGGCTTCCTTGTATCCACTGGGTCATCTTAAACTTTCCTCAGGGCCTGTGCACTGGCTGCTCCCTTGTAAGGACACCCTTCCCCAAGTCTGTTCATGACACTCACCCTTCTTTGAAGTCTGTTCAAATAGCATCTTGTTTGCAGTTCTTATCTAAACATGCATAAAATAGTATTTCCTTTTCACTCTTGCTTTTATaccagctttctttttattttatgggtCTCTTTTTAAGAGACCCGTAAGCATAAGACAtgctatatatacatttaaatttctatgtaactttttatttgcttatatCCTTTTTGCACAACCAGATTTTATGAGCTTTTGTTTTCCAACACCCTAACTCCCTGCATCGATAATACCTGGAATATTGTCACAATTCAATTTACATTCTTCAAATGCATGAAAGAATTTCTCATTAAAATTGTAGTATACATAACATGTTGGGGGAAACTCTGACCGTGAGAAAACTTTGCTAACTAGAGATGCCACAGGAGGTTCCTTCAAGTGCATAAGATCCATGAACAAAATGTTGAAAGCAATTATTGATGGCAAAATATAAATGGTAGCATTTCTACCACATGAGTAATGATGCTTTTGTGTGGAAATAAATcatgctatttccttctttttccataGTCACCATCAACACATGGCAATAAGAAACCTAACAGGAGTTTCacaatttcttcttctgggattctcaGAGGAATTAAAATTGCAACCGTTCATATTTGgtcttttcttctccatgtaCCTGATCACTGTATTTGGAAACTTGCTCATCATACTGGCCATCAGCTCAGAAGCCCACCTACatacccccatgtacttcttcctctccaacctgtccTTTGTGGACATTTGtttcacctccaccaccatcccaAAGATGCTGTGGAATATCCAGACACAGAGAAAAGTCATAACCTATGAAGGCTGCATCACCCAGGTGtattttttcatgctctttgcagGACTGGACATCTTGCTCCTAacagtgatggcctatgaccgcttcaTGGCCATCTGTCACCCCCTGCACTACATGGTCATCATGAACCCCCAGCTCTGTGAACTGTTGGTGATGGTGTCCTGGGTCATCAGCGTCCTGCATTCCTTGTTACAAAGCTTAAGTTTGTTGAGACTGACATTCTGTACATTCTTAGAAATCCCTCACTTTTCCTGTGAACTCAATCATATGATCCAACTTGCCAGTTCGGACACCTTTCTCAATAATGTGGTGATGTATTCTGGAGCTGTGCTGCTGGCTGGGGGTTCCCTCACGTGTATTCTTTACTCTTACTCTAGGATAGTTTCTTCCATAGGCAGAATCTCATCATCTCAGGGGAAGTATAAAGCATTTTCCACCTGTGCATCTCACCTCTCTGTTGTCTCCTTATTTTATTGTACGGGTTTAGGAGTATACCTCAGCTCTGCTGGTACCCATAGCATCCACTCAAGTGCAACGGC from Dama dama isolate Ldn47 chromosome 9, ASM3311817v1, whole genome shotgun sequence carries:
- the LOC133061598 gene encoding olfactory receptor-like protein OLF4 → MAIRNLTGVSQFLLLGFSEELKLQPFIFGLFFSMYLITVFGNLLIILAISSEAHLHTPMYFFLSNLSFVDICFTSTTIPKMLWNIQTQRKVITYEGCITQVYFFMLFAGLDILLLTVMAYDRFMAICHPLHYMVIMNPQLCELLVMVSWVISVLHSLLQSLSLLRLTFCTFLEIPHFSCELNHMIQLASSDTFLNNVVMYSGAVLLAGGSLTCILYSYSRIVSSIGRISSSQGKYKAFSTCASHLSVVSLFYCTGLGVYLSSAGTHSIHSSATASVMYTVVTPMLNPFIYSLRNKDLQKGLKKFFGNMIIKGPVGIGLKK